The Candidatus Binatota bacterium genome contains a region encoding:
- a CDS encoding Rrf2 family transcriptional regulator, with amino-acid sequence MPAATQPHCMANNRASLMNVGREVDYAVRALSYMAVASRSGAPIRRAEIGQAQAIPRHYLAKILRKAVDGGLVESGVGPRGGFWLARDPASISLRDVYECINGPMCLVECLAEKPAGGQLICDFEEVCPQADVWRGAQVALLKYLEGHDLAGLSARADDNGLVSALTARA; translated from the coding sequence ATGCCTGCTGCCACCCAGCCCCATTGCATGGCCAACAACCGTGCGTCGCTCATGAACGTGGGCCGCGAGGTCGATTACGCGGTGCGCGCGCTCAGCTACATGGCAGTCGCGTCGCGTTCGGGCGCGCCGATAAGGCGAGCCGAGATCGGTCAGGCCCAGGCCATACCGCGGCATTACCTGGCAAAGATCCTTCGCAAGGCGGTAGACGGCGGGCTGGTAGAATCGGGCGTGGGCCCGCGCGGCGGTTTCTGGTTGGCTCGCGACCCGGCCAGCATAAGCCTGCGCGACGTGTACGAGTGCATCAACGGGCCCATGTGCCTGGTGGAGTGCCTGGCCGAGAAACCGGCGGGCGGGCAGCTGATCTGTGATTTTGAAGAGGTCTGCCCGCAGGCTGATGTCTGGCGCGGCGCCCAGGTGGCCCTCTTGAAGTATCTCGAGGGTCACGACCTTGCCGGCCTGTCGGCACGGGCCGACGACAATGGGCTGGTTTCAGCCCTAACGGCACGGGCCTGA
- a CDS encoding metal-sulfur cluster assembly factor, producing the protein MEDSKMADSVQLDEELVLATLSTINDPEIPVNIVELGLVYSIEIVDRSVDIAMTLTTPGCGMAGYITGEARQKLLDLEGVDKAEVRLVWDPPWNAHMISAPGRKKLGLADPGD; encoded by the coding sequence ATGGAGGACAGCAAGATGGCAGACAGCGTACAACTCGATGAGGAACTGGTTCTCGCCACCCTTTCGACGATCAACGACCCTGAGATTCCGGTCAACATCGTGGAGCTGGGATTGGTCTACAGCATTGAAATAGTGGACCGTTCGGTAGACATCGCCATGACCCTCACCACCCCCGGCTGCGGCATGGCCGGCTACATAACCGGCGAGGCCCGGCAGAAACTTCTCGATCTCGAGGGCGTTGACAAGGCCGAGGTCAGACTGGTGTGGGATCCGCCGTGGAACGCCCACATGATCAGTGCGCCGGGCCGCAAAAAGCTGGGCCTGGCTGACCCCGGCGACTGA
- the amt gene encoding ammonium transporter has product MRIHTIIRSLPLAASMLLAGVAVALAEEAAAPAVSDGVFTANNSWMMLAAGLVFIMHLGFATLESGLTRSKNTTNILFKNTFIVCIGIITYALVGFNLMYPGDFNIIGGGVLGFAGYGLFPTAADNTAAYADGGYTYWTDFLFQAMFAATAATIVSGAVAERIKLSSFMIFSTVFVALVYTVVGSWKWGGGWLDVMGFYDFAGSTLVHSVGGWGALAGVLLLGPRMGKYTKDGKIRAIPGSSMPLATIGVFLLWLGWFGFNGGSVLSADPALVSLTLVTTCLAAAAGGLAAMVVSWAVSKKPDLSMALNGILAGLVGITAGADLMAMHSAIAIGLVAGVIVVFSVMWLDRAKIDDPVGAISVHLVCGIWGTLAVGIFGGPDYSVGTQLIGVLAYGATCFLSALLIFGVLKKTIGLRVSEEEEMLGLDLGEHGMSAYPDFSTVSVTGVHPSG; this is encoded by the coding sequence ATGAGAATCCACACCATAATCCGTTCCCTGCCCCTGGCTGCAAGCATGCTGCTGGCCGGCGTAGCGGTGGCGTTGGCCGAAGAAGCCGCGGCGCCCGCAGTGAGTGACGGAGTTTTTACTGCCAACAACTCCTGGATGATGCTGGCCGCGGGCCTGGTTTTCATCATGCACCTGGGTTTCGCGACCTTGGAGTCGGGTCTGACCAGGTCGAAGAACACCACCAACATCCTGTTCAAAAACACGTTTATCGTCTGCATCGGTATCATCACCTACGCGCTGGTGGGCTTTAACCTGATGTACCCCGGCGACTTCAACATCATAGGCGGTGGCGTGCTCGGCTTTGCCGGTTACGGCTTGTTTCCGACGGCGGCCGATAACACGGCGGCTTACGCCGACGGTGGCTACACCTACTGGACCGACTTCCTGTTCCAGGCGATGTTTGCAGCGACTGCGGCCACCATCGTTTCGGGGGCGGTAGCAGAGCGCATAAAGCTCTCGTCGTTTATGATCTTCTCCACGGTTTTCGTGGCGCTGGTCTACACGGTCGTCGGTTCGTGGAAGTGGGGCGGCGGCTGGCTCGACGTCATGGGCTTCTACGATTTCGCCGGCTCAACCCTGGTGCACTCGGTCGGCGGCTGGGGCGCACTGGCCGGTGTCCTTCTGCTCGGCCCGCGCATGGGCAAGTACACCAAGGACGGTAAGATTCGCGCCATACCCGGCAGCAGCATGCCGTTGGCCACCATCGGTGTGTTTCTGCTGTGGCTGGGCTGGTTCGGCTTCAACGGCGGCTCGGTGCTGAGCGCTGACCCGGCCCTGGTTTCGCTCACGCTCGTGACCACCTGTCTCGCGGCCGCGGCTGGGGGCCTGGCGGCGATGGTGGTTTCCTGGGCCGTCTCGAAGAAGCCCGACCTGTCGATGGCGCTCAACGGCATACTGGCTGGCCTGGTGGGCATAACCGCCGGCGCCGACCTCATGGCCATGCACTCGGCCATAGCCATCGGGCTGGTGGCGGGCGTGATCGTTGTGTTCTCGGTGATGTGGTTAGACCGGGCCAAGATAGACGATCCGGTGGGCGCGATCTCGGTTCACCTGGTCTGCGGAATCTGGGGCACCCTGGCCGTGGGTATTTTCGGCGGTCCCGATTACTCGGTGGGCACCCAGCTCATAGGCGTACTGGCTTACGGCGCGACCTGCTTCCTGTCGGCCCTGCTGATCTTCGGCGTTCTCAAGAAGACCATCGGCCTGCGCGTCAGCGAGGAAGAAGAAATGCTGGGCCTCGACCTGGGCGAGCACGGCATGTCGGCTTACCCGGATTTCTCAACCGTGTCGGTGACCGGCGTTCACCCCTCCGGCTAG
- a CDS encoding lysoplasmalogenase — MSVTVLLLLALLSGTVQIVARNRGLLALHYLLKPGTMLLIIAIAWLHPGDDPRYRCLLLAGLAFGLCGDVLLMLPRKLFAAGLVSFLVGHLFYAAAWIAPPPGAVPTLLVAGLLGGGSVALYRYLLPGLGEMKLPVAAYVAVIGLVAVLAVLRALDGSPSALAAAAGALLFVLSDGLLAVDRFRLSLPAREALVMASYYGAQACIACSVALA, encoded by the coding sequence ATGTCAGTAACCGTTCTTCTCCTGTTGGCCCTGTTGTCGGGTACAGTTCAGATTGTCGCCCGCAACCGTGGCCTGCTCGCGCTTCACTACCTGCTCAAGCCGGGCACCATGCTGCTGATTATTGCCATAGCCTGGCTGCATCCGGGCGATGACCCGCGCTACCGCTGCCTGCTGCTGGCGGGGCTGGCCTTCGGACTGTGTGGAGACGTGCTGCTCATGCTGCCGCGCAAGCTGTTTGCCGCCGGCCTCGTCTCGTTCCTGGTCGGCCACCTGTTCTACGCGGCGGCATGGATAGCCCCGCCGCCCGGCGCGGTGCCAACGCTGCTGGTAGCGGGCCTTCTCGGCGGTGGTTCGGTAGCCTTGTACCGCTACCTGCTTCCCGGCCTGGGCGAGATGAAGTTGCCCGTGGCCGCCTACGTGGCGGTGATAGGCCTGGTCGCGGTGCTGGCGGTGTTGCGCGCGCTCGATGGCTCGCCCTCGGCCCTTGCCGCCGCGGCTGGAGCCCTGTTGTTCGTGCTGTCAGATGGACTGCTAGCCGTTGACCGTTTTCGGCTTTCGCTACCCGCTCGCGAAGCCCTGGTAATGGCCAGCTACTACGGGGCCCAAGCCTGTATTGCCTGCTCTGTGGCGCTTGCCTGA
- a CDS encoding MoxR family ATPase produces the protein MSSQNGFYRFTGTDDYIVSPSLVDAVNCAIALERPLLIKGEPGTGKTLLAENVASALGMPMESWHIKSTSKASEGLYVYDTVQRLNDARFGDGDVSDIRRYIRYGPLGRSFSAEERTVLLIDEIDKADLEFPNDLLLELDQMRFTVMETGDEVAARERPVVIITSNNERELPDAFLRRCVFHFIEFPERELMQKIVAVHHDNLDSKLLDQVLIKFYWLREQNDLRKKPSTSELLDWISALLKSGISQDQLESHIPFMSALLKNEQDSEALSRYDDRGGELPTQWSDLGPRFNQ, from the coding sequence ATGTCCAGCCAGAACGGTTTCTACAGATTCACCGGTACCGACGACTACATAGTCTCCCCGTCGCTCGTCGACGCGGTAAACTGCGCCATCGCGCTCGAAAGGCCGCTGCTTATCAAGGGCGAGCCCGGCACGGGCAAGACCCTGCTCGCGGAGAACGTGGCCAGCGCCCTGGGCATGCCCATGGAGTCCTGGCACATAAAATCGACCAGCAAGGCCTCCGAGGGTTTGTATGTTTACGACACCGTGCAGCGCCTGAACGACGCTCGTTTCGGCGACGGCGATGTCTCGGACATCCGCCGCTACATCCGCTACGGGCCACTGGGCCGCTCGTTTTCGGCCGAGGAGCGCACCGTGCTGCTCATCGACGAAATAGACAAGGCCGACCTCGAGTTTCCCAACGACCTGCTGCTCGAGCTTGACCAGATGAGGTTCACTGTCATGGAGACGGGCGACGAGGTGGCCGCCCGCGAAAGGCCGGTCGTCATCATCACCTCCAACAACGAACGCGAACTGCCCGACGCGTTTCTGCGTCGCTGCGTGTTTCATTTCATCGAGTTTCCCGAACGCGAGCTTATGCAGAAAATCGTCGCCGTCCACCACGACAACCTCGACAGCAAACTGCTCGACCAGGTGCTCATAAAGTTCTACTGGCTGCGTGAGCAGAACGACCTGCGCAAGAAACCGTCCACGTCGGAGTTGCTAGACTGGATATCGGCGCTGCTGAAGTCCGGGATCAGCCAGGACCAGCTCGAGTCTCACATTCCCTTCATGTCGGCCTTGCTCAAAAACGAGCAGGACAGCGAAGCCCTTAGCCGCTACGACGACCGCGGCGGCGAACTGCCCACGCAGTGGAGCGATCTCGGGCCCCGCTTCAACCAGTAG
- a CDS encoding VWA domain-containing protein, with translation MFLDLFYGLRKAGVPVAMQEWRMLLESLEQGMHACSLLHFYHLSRACLVKSEVWFDAFDAVFAEVFEGVEGALDIEDEVMKWLRDPKAAEQLTAEQLAELERLTHSELMKRFLETLAEQDERHDGGGRWVGTGGRSPYGHGGVHPTGIRVGGPGRNRSAMKVAEERRFRDYRTDQTLDLRQTRVALRRLRNLTRSGNASELDLDETIDETCRNGGEIELVFRPPKRNNVRLLLLMDVGGTMDPYYEPVSRLLTALHEERGIRDFRSYYFHNCIYEHVFKTASLAASDAVPTGELFRMLNERWKVLVVGDAAMHPAELLQSYGNIDPRVVSETPGIDWLHRIAAHFNRSAWLNPDEKRYWDQTQTTRVIRRTFPMFQLSVDGISEAVQALIGARVQG, from the coding sequence ATGTTTCTTGACCTGTTCTACGGCCTGCGCAAAGCGGGAGTACCGGTTGCCATGCAGGAGTGGCGCATGCTGCTCGAGAGCCTCGAGCAGGGCATGCACGCTTGCAGCCTGCTGCATTTCTACCACCTTTCGCGCGCCTGCCTGGTAAAGAGCGAGGTCTGGTTCGATGCTTTTGATGCCGTGTTCGCCGAGGTATTCGAGGGAGTGGAGGGCGCTCTCGACATAGAGGACGAGGTCATGAAGTGGCTGCGCGACCCCAAGGCGGCCGAGCAACTCACAGCCGAACAGCTGGCCGAGCTTGAGCGACTGACGCACAGTGAGCTCATGAAACGTTTTCTCGAGACCCTCGCCGAGCAGGACGAGCGCCACGATGGCGGCGGACGCTGGGTGGGCACCGGCGGCAGGTCGCCCTACGGACACGGTGGCGTTCATCCCACCGGCATCCGCGTTGGTGGCCCCGGTCGCAACCGTTCGGCCATGAAGGTGGCCGAGGAAAGGCGCTTTCGCGATTACCGCACCGACCAGACCCTCGACCTGCGGCAGACGCGGGTCGCCCTGCGGCGACTGCGCAACCTGACCCGCAGCGGTAACGCCTCGGAGCTGGATCTCGACGAGACCATAGACGAGACCTGTCGCAACGGCGGCGAAATAGAGCTCGTCTTTCGGCCGCCCAAGCGCAACAACGTGCGCCTGCTGTTGCTCATGGACGTGGGCGGCACCATGGATCCTTACTACGAGCCCGTGAGCCGCTTGTTGACCGCGCTGCACGAGGAGCGTGGCATCCGCGACTTCCGTTCCTACTATTTCCACAACTGCATCTACGAGCACGTGTTCAAGACGGCGAGCCTCGCGGCCTCCGATGCTGTGCCCACCGGGGAATTGTTTCGCATGCTCAACGAGCGTTGGAAGGTGCTGGTGGTCGGCGACGCGGCCATGCACCCGGCCGAACTGCTGCAATCCTACGGCAACATTGACCCGCGGGTGGTGAGCGAAACTCCGGGCATAGACTGGCTGCATCGCATAGCCGCTCACTTCAACCGCAGCGCCTGGCTCAACCCCGATGAGAAACGCTACTGGGACCAGACCCAGACAACGCGCGTAATTCGCCGTACTTTCCCCATGTTCCAGCTCAGTGTGGATGGCATATCTGAGGCCGTACAGGCCCTGATCGGCGCCCGCGTACAGGGCTGA
- a CDS encoding YkgJ family cysteine cluster protein yields MAVTLSTSPGPADGLCFECTGCGDCCRVRDGYDCVYLYDDDAERLALELALELDEFLERYAFVDELGWTRIKMDSDACPFFNREKNCCSVYEARPLQCRTFPFWDSMLTGNAGRLSWRSSARRMCEGVGQGSKWPATEVNKLVADMKEAEEEQG; encoded by the coding sequence GTGGCTGTCACCCTCTCCACATCACCCGGCCCGGCCGACGGGCTGTGCTTTGAGTGCACGGGCTGTGGGGACTGCTGCCGGGTGCGTGACGGCTACGACTGCGTTTACCTCTACGACGACGACGCCGAACGCCTGGCCCTCGAGCTGGCACTGGAGCTCGACGAGTTTCTCGAGCGTTACGCTTTTGTGGACGAGCTGGGCTGGACACGTATCAAAATGGACAGCGATGCCTGTCCGTTTTTTAATCGCGAAAAGAACTGTTGCTCGGTGTACGAAGCGCGGCCGTTGCAGTGTCGTACCTTTCCGTTCTGGGACTCGATGCTGACGGGTAACGCCGGTCGCTTGAGCTGGCGCTCGAGCGCGCGCAGGATGTGCGAAGGCGTGGGCCAGGGCAGCAAGTGGCCCGCCACCGAGGTGAACAAGCTGGTGGCGGACATGAAAGAGGCCGAGGAAGAACAGGGCTGA
- a CDS encoding cytochrome P450 produces MLPGDINLNDLFVFDDGIPHDWFRWMRANDPLRWQPETEGAGYWCVSRYDDAVTVSRDNVLFSSSAGGTNIFEVGEEQLVILRALMLNMDPPEHSKYRRLVNKGFTPARVANLRSGIVDMSREIVDSIAERGECEFVDDVASQLPMMSICDMLGVPAEDRRHVYDLSNTLIGFDDPEFQVSDEDRMNASVGMFEYAQKLGDERRANPGDDLVSVLVNGEVDGEKLDDLEFNSFFLLIALAGNETTRTVTSQAMRLLIEHPDQRALLVDDPSLVPGAVEEVLRYNPAVIHFRRTATADTELGGQAIKKGEKVVIWYPSINRDESMFDDPDTFDIRRSPNEHLAFGVGEHFCLGANLARVQLNAILGELVSRLPDMEFAGPVRRLHSNFIDGIKEMRLSFTPQGKVT; encoded by the coding sequence ATGTTGCCTGGTGATATAAACCTTAACGACCTGTTCGTGTTCGACGACGGTATTCCGCACGACTGGTTTCGCTGGATGAGGGCCAATGACCCGCTGCGCTGGCAGCCAGAGACCGAGGGGGCGGGATACTGGTGCGTGTCCCGTTACGACGACGCCGTGACGGTGTCGCGCGACAACGTCCTGTTTTCGTCGTCGGCCGGTGGCACCAACATATTCGAGGTCGGCGAGGAGCAACTCGTAATCCTGCGCGCGCTCATGCTCAACATGGACCCGCCCGAGCACAGCAAGTACCGCCGCCTGGTAAACAAGGGCTTTACCCCCGCGCGGGTCGCCAACTTACGCTCCGGCATCGTCGACATGTCGCGCGAAATAGTCGACAGCATAGCCGAGCGCGGCGAGTGCGAGTTCGTGGACGACGTGGCCTCGCAGCTGCCCATGATGTCGATCTGCGACATGCTGGGCGTCCCGGCCGAAGATCGTCGCCACGTGTACGATCTCAGCAACACGCTCATCGGCTTTGACGACCCCGAGTTCCAGGTAAGCGACGAAGACCGCATGAACGCTTCGGTGGGTATGTTCGAGTATGCCCAGAAGCTGGGCGACGAGCGCAGGGCCAATCCCGGCGATGACCTTGTGAGCGTGCTCGTCAACGGTGAGGTCGACGGGGAGAAGCTCGACGACCTCGAGTTCAATTCTTTTTTCCTGCTCATCGCGCTGGCCGGAAACGAGACCACCCGCACCGTCACCAGCCAGGCCATGCGGCTGCTCATAGAGCACCCCGACCAACGGGCACTGCTGGTAGACGATCCGTCGTTGGTGCCCGGCGCCGTCGAAGAAGTCCTGCGCTACAACCCGGCTGTCATTCACTTCCGGCGCACCGCGACGGCCGACACCGAACTCGGTGGGCAGGCCATTAAAAAGGGAGAGAAGGTCGTCATCTGGTACCCGTCGATCAACCGCGACGAGTCGATGTTTGACGATCCCGATACTTTCGACATCAGGCGCAGCCCCAACGAGCACCTCGCTTTCGGCGTGGGCGAACACTTCTGCCTCGGGGCCAACCTCGCCCGCGTGCAGCTGAACGCCATACTGGGCGAGCTCGTGTCGCGCTTGCCCGACATGGAGTTTGCCGGCCCAGTTCGGCGGCTGCATTCCAACTTCATAGACGGTATAAAGGAAATGCGTTTGAGTTTTACGCCGCAAGGGAAGGTAACATGA
- a CDS encoding ferredoxin: MKIKVDYDLCEANAICMRESPKVFEVDDDDNLQVLVEEPGEELHASVREAVRLCPRQALKLED, encoded by the coding sequence ATGAAAATAAAAGTGGACTACGATCTGTGTGAGGCAAACGCTATCTGCATGCGCGAGAGCCCGAAGGTGTTCGAGGTTGATGACGACGACAACCTGCAGGTGCTCGTCGAAGAGCCGGGCGAAGAACTGCACGCGTCGGTGCGCGAAGCGGTGAGACTCTGCCCGCGGCAGGCGCTCAAGCTCGAAGACTAG
- a CDS encoding class I SAM-dependent methyltransferase, whose translation MRSWGFESPSSHHEVPLRNPQPDSAQPVIPRLVKLPAAAARAVVLGRLAKLSSGRLRLQENGAALSFGDTAPGNAGQPIFEPTITVNDPRFFLRVALRGGIGAADSYTRGEWDCDDLVELTRLLAANEQGIETRPSPAAALVRGMRRLQPAAGKLRSRRNVAKHYDLGNDFFALFLDPGLSYSCLIFDSPATSLKEAAQAKLERACDSLELKAGQRLLDLGCGWGALSLYAAEQRQVQVTAVTVSEKQANYLAARVQARGLGDLVTVTRSDYRDLRGSHDAVASIEMIEAVGARNYGRLFACYRDRLRPGGRLFLQAITIDDALYDEYRYRPDFIRQRVFPGGCLPSLRVIKREARDAGLLLEETTDIGSHYVTTLAHWRQRFTANQQRLSELGYDRALQRSWLMYLSYCEAGFAEGRISDLQLRLRRR comes from the coding sequence TTGCGCTCGTGGGGGTTCGAGTCCCCCTCCTCGCACCATGAAGTTCCGCTCAGAAACCCGCAGCCCGACAGCGCTCAGCCTGTCATACCTCGCCTGGTCAAGCTGCCTGCAGCTGCCGCGAGGGCGGTTGTTCTCGGGCGACTGGCCAAGCTCTCCTCGGGGCGTCTGCGCCTGCAGGAAAACGGTGCCGCGCTCAGCTTTGGTGACACCGCCCCTGGCAATGCCGGCCAACCCATCTTCGAGCCAACCATAACCGTCAACGACCCCCGCTTCTTCCTGCGCGTCGCGCTGCGCGGAGGCATCGGGGCGGCCGACAGTTACACGCGGGGCGAGTGGGACTGCGACGACCTGGTCGAACTCACACGGCTGCTGGCCGCCAACGAGCAGGGCATCGAAACCCGGCCAAGCCCAGCCGCCGCGCTCGTGCGGGGGATGAGAAGACTGCAACCGGCGGCCGGCAAGCTGCGCTCGCGGCGCAACGTGGCAAAACACTACGACCTCGGAAACGATTTTTTCGCACTCTTCCTCGACCCCGGGCTGAGTTATTCCTGCCTGATTTTTGACAGCCCCGCCACCTCACTGAAGGAAGCCGCGCAGGCCAAGCTCGAACGCGCCTGCGACAGCCTCGAGCTGAAGGCCGGGCAACGACTTCTCGACCTCGGCTGTGGCTGGGGGGCCCTGTCCCTGTACGCCGCCGAGCAGCGACAGGTCCAGGTGACGGCAGTGACCGTGTCAGAAAAGCAGGCCAACTACCTCGCCGCCCGCGTCCAGGCCCGCGGGCTGGGCGACCTCGTGACGGTAACGAGGAGCGACTACCGCGACCTGCGTGGCAGCCACGACGCGGTGGCCAGCATCGAGATGATAGAAGCGGTGGGCGCGCGCAATTACGGGCGCCTTTTTGCCTGCTACCGCGACCGCTTGCGACCGGGCGGCCGCTTGTTCCTGCAGGCCATCACCATAGATGACGCTCTTTATGACGAGTACCGCTACCGCCCCGACTTCATCCGCCAGCGGGTATTCCCCGGGGGCTGCCTGCCTTCGCTGCGGGTGATCAAGCGCGAAGCCCGGGACGCGGGCTTGCTGCTGGAAGAAACCACCGACATAGGCAGCCACTACGTGACGACGCTGGCTCACTGGCGGCAACGTTTCACGGCCAACCAGCAGCGGCTGTCCGAACTGGGCTACGACCGCGCGCTGCAGAGATCCTGGCTCATGTACCTGAGCTACTGCGAAGCCGGTTTCGCCGAGGGGCGCATATCAGACCTGCAGCTGCGCCTGCGCCGTCGCTGA
- the secG gene encoding preprotein translocase subunit SecG, which produces METLVNVVHIIAAVVLIGVVLLQSGKGADMGAAFGGGGSAVFGPSGPGNMLTRLTTIMAIVFMATSLTLAVLSAKRTSVFDDVEEPATLAVPAAEPVATEPVATEPVATEPATEPAAAEE; this is translated from the coding sequence GTGGAAACCCTGGTCAACGTAGTTCATATAATAGCCGCGGTGGTACTCATCGGAGTAGTGCTGCTGCAAAGCGGGAAGGGCGCCGATATGGGCGCGGCTTTCGGCGGCGGCGGCTCGGCCGTGTTCGGCCCCAGCGGCCCCGGCAACATGCTCACCCGGCTGACAACCATCATGGCCATAGTGTTCATGGCCACGTCTCTGACGCTGGCGGTGCTATCGGCCAAGCGAACCTCGGTGTTCGACGACGTCGAAGAGCCGGCGACGCTTGCCGTGCCTGCGGCGGAGCCAGTGGCAACGGAACCAGTGGCAACGGAACCAGTGGCAACGGAACCCGCGACTGAGCCCGCGGCGGCCGAAGAGTAG